The Motacilla alba alba isolate MOTALB_02 chromosome 14, Motacilla_alba_V1.0_pri, whole genome shotgun sequence genome includes a region encoding these proteins:
- the GDE1 gene encoding glycerophosphodiester phosphodiesterase 1, translating into MLCHGEGLLSSLTALMALALALSRSPALACLLPAGLYLALHLLALEPAAPQSAQRVLRPRGAAARIAHRGGAHDAPENTLAAIRQAAENGATGVELDLEFSADGVPILMHDDTVERTTDGAGRLRDLTFEEIRKLNPSAKHRLRSQFQDEKVPTLREAVVESMHHNLTIYFDVKGHANQAVDALKQLYQEFPQLYNSSIVCSFMPDVVYKMRQADRNVVTALTHRPWQLSHLGDGTPRFSSFWKHFLYMVMDVVLDWSLHSFLWRLCGVSAFLIQKNFVSQDYVRHWSSRGIRVVAWTVNTFAEKSYYESVLDCSYITDSLVEDCDPHY; encoded by the exons atGCTGTGCCACGGCGAGGGCCTGCTGAGCTCCCTGACGGCTCTGATGGCGCTGGCGCTGGCGCTGAGCCGCAGCCCGGCGCTGGCCTGCCTGCTGCCGGCCGGCCTTTACCTGGCGCTGCACCTCTTGGCGCTGGAGCCCGCGGCGCCCCAGAGCGCGCAGCGCGTCCTgcggccccgcggcgccgccgcccgcaTCGCGCACCGCGGCGGAGCGCACGACGCGCCCGAGAACACGCTGGCCGCCATCCGACAG gcagctgAGAATGGAGCAACGGGTGTGGAGCTGGACCTTGAATTTAGTGCAGATGGTGTCCCCATTCTCATGCACGATGACACAGTTGAAAGGACAACTGATGGGGCTGGGAGACTGCGGGACCTGACTTTTGAGGAAATCAGGAAGCTTAACCCATCTGCAAAACACAGGCTACG GAGCCAGTTCCAGGATGAAAAGGTGCCAACTCTGAGAGAAGCTGTTGTGGAGTCTATGCATCACAATCTTACAATCTACTTTGATGTCAAAGGCCATGCAAATCAG GCAGTTGATGCCCTGAAACAACTCTACCAGGAATTTCCACAGTTGTATAACAGCAGCATTGTCTGTTCTTTCATGCCAGATGTTGTTTATAAG ATGAGACAAGCTGACAGAAATGTTGTGACAGCACTGACCCACAGGCCCTGGCAGCTGAGTCACCTGGGAGATGGGACACCCCGATTCAGTTCCTTCTGGAAGCATTTCCTGTACATGGTGATGGATGTCGTTCTGGACTGGAGCCTGCACAGTTTCTTGTGGCGATTGTGTGGGGTTTCAGCTTTCCTCATacagaaaaattttgtttctca GGACTATGTGAGGCACTGGTCTTCCCGAGGAATTCGAGTGGTTGCCTGGACAGTGAACACATTTGCAGAGAAGAGCTACTACGAAAGTGTCCTTGACTGCAGCTACATCACCGACAGCTTGGTGGAGGACTGTGACCCCCACTACTGA